The following proteins are co-located in the Bactrocera dorsalis isolate Fly_Bdor unplaced genomic scaffold, ASM2337382v1 BdCtg077, whole genome shotgun sequence genome:
- the LOC105224810 gene encoding isocitrate dehydrogenase [NADP] cytoplasmic isoform X2 — MANKIRAGPVVDILGDEMTRIIWSSIKDKLILPFLDIELHTYDLGMEYRDKTEDQVTIDCAEAIKKFNVGIKCATITPDEKRVEEFNLKKMWKSPNGTIRNILGGTVFREAIVCKNIPRLVSGWEKPIVIGRHAHGDQYKATDFVVPGAGTLTLTFKPSDGGETISHEVYQYKGSGVAMGMFNTDDSIVDFAHASMKYAISRKLPLYLSTKNTILKKYDGRFKDIFQDIYDKQYKKEFEAQGIWYEHRLIDDMVAYCMKSEGGFVWACKNYDGDVQSDSVAQGFGSLGLMTSVLICPDGKTVESEAAHGTVTRHYRMYQQGKETSTNPIASIFAWTRGLLHRAHLDNNESLKQFAETLEKVCVDTIESGSMTKDLAICIKGMNNVQRSDYLETFEFMDKLAENLQKALAK; from the coding sequence ATGGCCAACAAAATTCGCGCTGGTCCCGTTGTGGACATTCTCGGCGATGAAATGACCCGCATTATTTGGTCCTCGATTAAGGACAAATTAATTTTGCCTTTCCTCGACATCGAGTTACATACCTACGATCTTGGCATGGAATATCGTGACAAAACTGAAGATCAGGTCACAATCGATTGCGCTGAAGCGATTAAGAAATTCAATGTGGGTATTAAGTGTGCCACCATCACTCCCGATGAGAAACGTGTGGAGGAATTCAACCTAAAGAAAATGTGGAAATCACCCAATGGCACCATACGTAACATTCTTGGCGGCACTGTTTTCCGTGAAGCTATCGTCTGCAAGAATATTCCACGCTTGGTTTCTGGTTGGGAGAAGCCTATTGTTATTGGCCGTCATGCGCACGGTGATCAATACAAAGCTACAGATTTCGTAGTACCTGGTGCTGGTACATTGACTCTCACTTTCAAGCCAAGCGATGGTGGTGAAACCATTTCACATGAAGTTTACCAATACAAAGGCTCTGGCGTCGCCATGGGTATGTTCAATACAGACGATTCCATAGTTGATTTCGCGCACGCTTCTATGAAATATGCGATATCACGAAAACTTCCTCTCTACTTGAGcacaaaaaatactattttgaaaaagtatGACGGCCGTTTCAAGGATATATTCCAAGATATCTACGACAAGCAATACAAGAAGGAATTCGAAGCGCAAGGCATCTGGTATGAGCATCGTCTGATCGACGATATGGTTGCGTATTGCATGAAATCAGAGGGCGGTTTTGTTTGGGCCTGCAAGAACTACGACGGTGATGTACAATCCGACTCAGTTGCTCAAGGTTTCGGCTCACTCGGTTTAATGACATCCGTACTAATTTGCCCAGATGGTAAGACTGTCGAGTCGGAGGCGGCACATGGTACAGTGACACGTCACTATCGTATGTACCAACAAGGCAAAGAAACCTCAACCAACCCCATCGCATCGATCTTCGCTTGGACCAGAGGCTTGTTGCACCGTGCACATTTGGACAATAATGAAAGCCTGAAGCAGTTTGCCGAAACTCTTGAGAAAGTGTGCGTAGATACCATCGAATCGGGTAGCATGACCAAAGATTTGGCGATCTGCATCAAGGGCATGAACAATGTGCAACGTAGCGATTACTTGGAAACATTCGAATTTATGGATAAGCTAGCAGAGAATCTGCAAAAAGCACTTGCGAAGTGA
- the LOC105224809 gene encoding uncharacterized protein LOC105224809 isoform X2, giving the protein MQKSKHFLAKCVTFTFTILLLVGYVSVPVNGYPSNTFRDLDICNHWNGRRHFLELGERGDLHARNVTTSAFRSTLFSPTNPSQMKNRSSTDIWYQCNLELVTCAECVIRITFIHVNFSKTCERIANSGIGKSSLCPCEHIQFSEPPYDTTLSGQEFCGDGKVFRSKTRTLLLKFFYRATNSHVFSLQYFSERNVKIVSGSPRQAIISNYSKNEPHVISTPYFPMPYPRDYGIEHILTCESENCQVRLDFTDFQLGLTSTLEIFDSNGQMLDSYTGEHFRPPITISNGKSLLLQFRGNGNTGVGFRGEITFVSSKQLKEDRLVPYTDCGGMVSGPGGAITMMNMIENSTDVRFYDCIWIIKPGNNYMMMKTHISLRVEEFHGMASRSDLTIRQGTTSDAAEIESVVWPNNGMSKESHIVPVLTGYYIRLRGVFGMSSKLAISYSVFNYLNCYIGSEFLCGNNHCISIRLHCDGFDHCGDGSDEPESCEEDWAHLQNDRRWYSHKPNYYFPKIEQYPDLKTATGIFIISTLGIFAVLTAWMVILYRMGVRARHQRELQNHLQTISELLDRQEEMTPDEPPSYEAPPDYEEVIKVGMEHEIRDARQRQRRRHHHHCGHATCVPHTHVCERPTTSAAAAALALGGTVDTDGAAIPDTEICNDLANRVLMATAACESRLQALQARQSRAQLHRDAVAVNPWGFQRARHRYPLGVNYPLPLGSNRRPQPALPERRVNLRNEVTNFEMTHSIYRSL; this is encoded by the exons ATGcaaaaaagcaaacattttttagcaaaatgtGTGACCTTTACATTTACCATATTGCTATTGGTGGGATATGTTTCGGTGCCGGTGAACGGGTATCCTTCGAACACGTTTCGCGATCTCGATATCTGTAATCATTGGAATGGACGTCGACATTTTCTGGAATTGGGCGAACGTGGCGATTTGCATGCACGCAACGTGACCACATCGGCCTTCCGA AGCACGCTCTTCTCACCCACAAATCCCAGCCAAATGAAGAATCGCAGTAGCACCGATATTTGGTATCAGTGTAATTTGGAGCTTGTAACCTGTGCTGAATGCGTCATCCGTATAACGTTCATTCACGTTAACTTCTCAAAAACATGCGAACGCATTGCTAATTCCGGTATTGGAAAATCCTCATTATGTCCTTGCGAACACATACAATTTTCAGAACCTCCATATGATACCACACTTTCGGGGCAGGAATTCTGCGGTGATGGCAAGGTTTTTCGCAGCAAAACGCGTACATTGttgctgaaatttttttatcgcGCCACCAACAGTCATGTATTTTCGCTACAATATTTCTCGGAAA GAAATGTTAAGATTGTAAGCGGCTCGCCAAGACAGGCGATAATCAGCAACTACTCCAAAAATGAGCCGCATGTCATATCAACACCTTATTTTCCAATGCCGTATCCGCGAGATTACGGCATCGAGCACATACTAACATGTGAATCGGAAAACTGTCAGGTTCGACTGGATTTTACCGATTTTCAATTAGGGCTCACTTCCACACTGGAAATATTCGATTCAAACGGACAAATGTTGGACTCGTATACCGGTGAACATTTTCGCCCGCCCATCACTATTAGCAACGGCAAATCACTCTTACTTCAATTTCGTGGAAATGGCAATACCGGTGTTGGGTTTCGCGGTGAAATCACTTTTGTCTCATCCAAGCAATTGAAGGAAGACAGATTAGTGCCATATACAG ACTGCGGTGGCATGGTATCTGGACCAGGTGGTGCAATCACTATGATGAATATGATTGAAAATAGCACCGATGTAAGATTCTATGACTGTATATGGATAATTAAACCCGGCAACAATTACATGATGATGAAGACACACATATCATTGCGAGTCGAGGAATTTCACGGTATGGCTTCACGCTCCGATCTCACCATACGTCAAGGCACCACATCAGATGCAGCTGAAATAGAGAGTGTTGTTTGGCCCAATAACGGTATGAGTAAGGAAAGTCATATCGTACCGGTATTAACGGGTTACTACATACGTTTACGTGGTGTCTTTGGCATGTCATCCAAATTGGCAATATCTTATAGTGTGTTCAACTACTTAA ATTGCTATATTGGATCTGAATTCCTGTGCGGTAACAACCATTGCATCTCCATTAGGTTACACTGTGACGGTTTCGATCACTGTGGCGACGGATCAGACGAGCCAGAGTCATGTGAGGAAGATTGGGCTCATCTACAAAATGATCGCCGTTGGTATTCACATAAGCCGAACTACTACTTTCCCAAAATTGAGCAGTACCCTGACTTGAAAACAGCAACCGGAATTTTTATAATAAGCACACTGGGCATATTTGCCGTTTTAACGGCTTGGATGGTCATATTGTATCGGATGGGAGTTAGAGCACGCCATCAGCGCGAGTTGCAAAACCATCTGCAAACTATCAGTGAACTTTTGG ATCGACAAGAGGAGATGACACCGGATGAACCTCCAAGCTATGAAGCACCACCAGATTATGAGGAGGTTATTAAGGTGGGCATGGAACATGAGATACGTGATGCTCGACAACGACAACGTCGTCGCCATCATCACCATTGTGGGCATGCGACATGTGTGCCGCATACTCATGTTTGTGAGCGTCCAACAACATCGGCAGCTGCCGCAGCTCTTGCTCTCGGCGGCACAGTCGACACAGATGGAGCAGCAATACCCGATACGGAAATCTGCAATGATTTAGCCAATCGTGTACTGATGGCCACTGCGGCATGCG AATCACGTTTACAGGCGCTGCAGGCGCGTCAGAGCCGAGCTCAACTGCACAGGGATGCTGTTGCTGTCAATCCGTGGGGATTCCAACGTGCCCGGCATCGCTACCCATTGGGTGTGAATTATCCCCTACCATTGGGGAGCAACCGGAGGCCACAGCCAGCTC TGCCGGAACGCCGAGTCAACTTGAGGAACGAAGTGACGAATTTCGAGATGACTCACTCAATATATCGCTCACTCTAG
- the LOC105224809 gene encoding uncharacterized protein LOC105224809 isoform X1, translating to MQKSKHFLAKCVTFTFTILLLVGYVSVPVNGYPSNTFRDLDICNHWNGRRHFLELGERGDLHARNVTTSAFRSTLFSPTNPSQMKNRSSTDIWYQCNLELVTCAECVIRITFIHVNFSKTCERIANSGIGKSSLCPCEHIQFSEPPYDTTLSGQEFCGDGKVFRSKTRTLLLKFFYRATNSHVFSLQYFSERNVKIVSGSPRQAIISNYSKNEPHVISTPYFPMPYPRDYGIEHILTCESENCQVRLDFTDFQLGLTSTLEIFDSNGQMLDSYTGEHFRPPITISNGKSLLLQFRGNGNTGVGFRGEITFVSSKQLKEDRLVPYTDCGGMVSGPGGAITMMNMIENSTDVRFYDCIWIIKPGNNYMMMKTHISLRVEEFHGMASRSDLTIRQGTTSDAAEIESVVWPNNGMSKESHIVPVLTGYYIRLRGVFGMSSKLAISYSVFNYLNCYIGSEFLCGNNHCISIRLHCDGFDHCGDGSDEPESCEEDWAHLQNDRRWYSHKPNYYFPKIEQYPDLKTATGIFIISTLGIFAVLTAWMVILYRMGVRARHQRELQNHLQTISELLDRQEEMTPDEPPSYEAPPDYEEVIKVGMEHEIRDARQRQRRRHHHHCGHATCVPHTHVCERPTTSAAAAALALGGTVDTDGAAIPDTEICNDLANRVLMATAACGAAGASEPSSTAQGCCCCQSVGIPTCPASLPIGCELSPTIGEQPEATASSAGTPSQLEERSDEFRDDSLNISLTLGIPQTTMALSENNSAASSRPKSTTNYSEQTYLKRSWIVVNNGTHNYKVQRLRHTFSVPESFPFDAYCPDVLNYGTNLPHERHLFLSNASNFGSELSRDPSAHCINTRRLHQQSYQSQSAQQQRNAILQVCNDDLFNTTSTDVCIASTTQNQTHKNHSTDAGYIRDHLLRSETDSDCERNVSCFGAVSHRIHARRSHGRRHVRSKSFTNSTSSQQRHHQRVASCGGGVMRRSSSADLLLRLSPATSPKQECNSTSGNRQQHPKHEELIFLI from the exons ATGcaaaaaagcaaacattttttagcaaaatgtGTGACCTTTACATTTACCATATTGCTATTGGTGGGATATGTTTCGGTGCCGGTGAACGGGTATCCTTCGAACACGTTTCGCGATCTCGATATCTGTAATCATTGGAATGGACGTCGACATTTTCTGGAATTGGGCGAACGTGGCGATTTGCATGCACGCAACGTGACCACATCGGCCTTCCGA AGCACGCTCTTCTCACCCACAAATCCCAGCCAAATGAAGAATCGCAGTAGCACCGATATTTGGTATCAGTGTAATTTGGAGCTTGTAACCTGTGCTGAATGCGTCATCCGTATAACGTTCATTCACGTTAACTTCTCAAAAACATGCGAACGCATTGCTAATTCCGGTATTGGAAAATCCTCATTATGTCCTTGCGAACACATACAATTTTCAGAACCTCCATATGATACCACACTTTCGGGGCAGGAATTCTGCGGTGATGGCAAGGTTTTTCGCAGCAAAACGCGTACATTGttgctgaaatttttttatcgcGCCACCAACAGTCATGTATTTTCGCTACAATATTTCTCGGAAA GAAATGTTAAGATTGTAAGCGGCTCGCCAAGACAGGCGATAATCAGCAACTACTCCAAAAATGAGCCGCATGTCATATCAACACCTTATTTTCCAATGCCGTATCCGCGAGATTACGGCATCGAGCACATACTAACATGTGAATCGGAAAACTGTCAGGTTCGACTGGATTTTACCGATTTTCAATTAGGGCTCACTTCCACACTGGAAATATTCGATTCAAACGGACAAATGTTGGACTCGTATACCGGTGAACATTTTCGCCCGCCCATCACTATTAGCAACGGCAAATCACTCTTACTTCAATTTCGTGGAAATGGCAATACCGGTGTTGGGTTTCGCGGTGAAATCACTTTTGTCTCATCCAAGCAATTGAAGGAAGACAGATTAGTGCCATATACAG ACTGCGGTGGCATGGTATCTGGACCAGGTGGTGCAATCACTATGATGAATATGATTGAAAATAGCACCGATGTAAGATTCTATGACTGTATATGGATAATTAAACCCGGCAACAATTACATGATGATGAAGACACACATATCATTGCGAGTCGAGGAATTTCACGGTATGGCTTCACGCTCCGATCTCACCATACGTCAAGGCACCACATCAGATGCAGCTGAAATAGAGAGTGTTGTTTGGCCCAATAACGGTATGAGTAAGGAAAGTCATATCGTACCGGTATTAACGGGTTACTACATACGTTTACGTGGTGTCTTTGGCATGTCATCCAAATTGGCAATATCTTATAGTGTGTTCAACTACTTAA ATTGCTATATTGGATCTGAATTCCTGTGCGGTAACAACCATTGCATCTCCATTAGGTTACACTGTGACGGTTTCGATCACTGTGGCGACGGATCAGACGAGCCAGAGTCATGTGAGGAAGATTGGGCTCATCTACAAAATGATCGCCGTTGGTATTCACATAAGCCGAACTACTACTTTCCCAAAATTGAGCAGTACCCTGACTTGAAAACAGCAACCGGAATTTTTATAATAAGCACACTGGGCATATTTGCCGTTTTAACGGCTTGGATGGTCATATTGTATCGGATGGGAGTTAGAGCACGCCATCAGCGCGAGTTGCAAAACCATCTGCAAACTATCAGTGAACTTTTGG ATCGACAAGAGGAGATGACACCGGATGAACCTCCAAGCTATGAAGCACCACCAGATTATGAGGAGGTTATTAAGGTGGGCATGGAACATGAGATACGTGATGCTCGACAACGACAACGTCGTCGCCATCATCACCATTGTGGGCATGCGACATGTGTGCCGCATACTCATGTTTGTGAGCGTCCAACAACATCGGCAGCTGCCGCAGCTCTTGCTCTCGGCGGCACAGTCGACACAGATGGAGCAGCAATACCCGATACGGAAATCTGCAATGATTTAGCCAATCGTGTACTGATGGCCACTGCGGCATGCG GCGCTGCAGGCGCGTCAGAGCCGAGCTCAACTGCACAGGGATGCTGTTGCTGTCAATCCGTGGGGATTCCAACGTGCCCGGCATCGCTACCCATTGGGTGTGAATTATCCCCTACCATTGGGGAGCAACCGGAGGCCACAGCCAGCTC TGCCGGAACGCCGAGTCAACTTGAGGAACGAAGTGACGAATTTCGAGATGACTCACTCAATATATCGCTCACTCTAGGCATACCACAAACAACAATGGCTCTCAGTGAAAATA ATTCAGCTGCTTCATCTCGACCGAAGAGCACTACTAATTACAGCGAGCAAACTTATTTGAAACGTTCATGGATTGTCGTAAATAACGGTACACATAACTACAAGGTTCAACGTTTGCGTCATACTTTCTCCGTGCCCGAGTCATTCCCTTTTGATGCTTATTGCCCTGATGTACTAAACTACGGCACCAATCTGCCACATGAACG ACACCTTTTTCTCAGCAATGCTAGCAACTTTGGTTCGGAATTATCGCGAGATCCTTCTGCACACTGCATCAACACACGGCGACTGCATCAACAGTCATATCAATCGCAATCAGCTCAGCAACAGCGTAACGCAATTTTACAAGTTTGCAATGACGATTTGTTTAACACCACTTCCACCGATGTTTGCATCGCATCTACAACTCAAAATCAAACTCACAAAAATCACTCAACTGATGCAGGGTATATACGGGATCATTTGCTGCGTAGCGAAACGGATAGCGACTGTGAGCGTAATGTATCTTGTTTTGGCGCAGTAAGCCATCGTATACATGCTCGACGTTCTCACGGCAGACGTCACGTGCGCAGCAAATCATTCACGAACTCTACCAGCAGCCAACAACGTCATCATCAACGGGTCGCCAGTTGTGGTGGTGGTGTAATGAGAAGAAGCTCGTCGGCCGATTTACTATTGCGTTTAAGTCCAGCCACTTCACCTAAACAGGAATGCAATAGTACAAGTGGAAATAGACAACAACACCCAAAGCATGAAGAACtgatatttttgatttga
- the LOC105224810 gene encoding isocitrate dehydrogenase [NADP] cytoplasmic isoform X1, with translation MHSLRYARSYTPTFLRAFTAAISNNAGMANKIRAGPVVDILGDEMTRIIWSSIKDKLILPFLDIELHTYDLGMEYRDKTEDQVTIDCAEAIKKFNVGIKCATITPDEKRVEEFNLKKMWKSPNGTIRNILGGTVFREAIVCKNIPRLVSGWEKPIVIGRHAHGDQYKATDFVVPGAGTLTLTFKPSDGGETISHEVYQYKGSGVAMGMFNTDDSIVDFAHASMKYAISRKLPLYLSTKNTILKKYDGRFKDIFQDIYDKQYKKEFEAQGIWYEHRLIDDMVAYCMKSEGGFVWACKNYDGDVQSDSVAQGFGSLGLMTSVLICPDGKTVESEAAHGTVTRHYRMYQQGKETSTNPIASIFAWTRGLLHRAHLDNNESLKQFAETLEKVCVDTIESGSMTKDLAICIKGMNNVQRSDYLETFEFMDKLAENLQKALAK, from the exons ATGCACTCTTTACGCTACGCTCGTTCATACACTCCAACATTTTTGCGAGCTTTTACCGCCGCCATCTCGAACAACGCTGGG ATGGCCAACAAAATTCGCGCTGGTCCCGTTGTGGACATTCTCGGCGATGAAATGACCCGCATTATTTGGTCCTCGATTAAGGACAAATTAATTTTGCCTTTCCTCGACATCGAGTTACATACCTACGATCTTGGCATGGAATATCGTGACAAAACTGAAGATCAGGTCACAATCGATTGCGCTGAAGCGATTAAGAAATTCAATGTGGGTATTAAGTGTGCCACCATCACTCCCGATGAGAAACGTGTGGAGGAATTCAACCTAAAGAAAATGTGGAAATCACCCAATGGCACCATACGTAACATTCTTGGCGGCACTGTTTTCCGTGAAGCTATCGTCTGCAAGAATATTCCACGCTTGGTTTCTGGTTGGGAGAAGCCTATTGTTATTGGCCGTCATGCGCACGGTGATCAATACAAAGCTACAGATTTCGTAGTACCTGGTGCTGGTACATTGACTCTCACTTTCAAGCCAAGCGATGGTGGTGAAACCATTTCACATGAAGTTTACCAATACAAAGGCTCTGGCGTCGCCATGGGTATGTTCAATACAGACGATTCCATAGTTGATTTCGCGCACGCTTCTATGAAATATGCGATATCACGAAAACTTCCTCTCTACTTGAGcacaaaaaatactattttgaaaaagtatGACGGCCGTTTCAAGGATATATTCCAAGATATCTACGACAAGCAATACAAGAAGGAATTCGAAGCGCAAGGCATCTGGTATGAGCATCGTCTGATCGACGATATGGTTGCGTATTGCATGAAATCAGAGGGCGGTTTTGTTTGGGCCTGCAAGAACTACGACGGTGATGTACAATCCGACTCAGTTGCTCAAGGTTTCGGCTCACTCGGTTTAATGACATCCGTACTAATTTGCCCAGATGGTAAGACTGTCGAGTCGGAGGCGGCACATGGTACAGTGACACGTCACTATCGTATGTACCAACAAGGCAAAGAAACCTCAACCAACCCCATCGCATCGATCTTCGCTTGGACCAGAGGCTTGTTGCACCGTGCACATTTGGACAATAATGAAAGCCTGAAGCAGTTTGCCGAAACTCTTGAGAAAGTGTGCGTAGATACCATCGAATCGGGTAGCATGACCAAAGATTTGGCGATCTGCATCAAGGGCATGAACAATGTGCAACGTAGCGATTACTTGGAAACATTCGAATTTATGGATAAGCTAGCAGAGAATCTGCAAAAAGCACTTGCGAAGTGA